TTATGTTTGGAATCTGATTAAGTAATCCAGAGTTGCGCTGTTTGTTGTAATGATGATGATAACTgtgtatttaactttttattattattattatttaattgcaggGATGCTGCAGAATGGAAAGAAGTTTGACTCGTCACGAGACAGAAACAAGCCCTTTAAATTCAAGATCGGCCGACAGGAAGTCATCAAGGGCTGGGAGGAAGGAGTTGCACAGGTAACTGAGTCTGATGCTGTGCTGCATGTATTCTTGAATATTTCTCTCAGATTCCACTTGCGTTATTGTGTTTGCATCTAATTTCAGATGAGTTTGGGTCAGAGGGCGAAGATCACCTGCACTCCAGATATGGCTTATGGGGCCACGGGACACCCTGGTGTCATTCCTCCCAATGCCACTCTTATATTTGACGTGGAACTGCTGAAACTGG
This portion of the Cyprinus carpio isolate SPL01 chromosome A20, ASM1834038v1, whole genome shotgun sequence genome encodes:
- the LOC109069414 gene encoding peptidyl-prolyl cis-trans isomerase FKBP1B, producing the protein MGVEVETISPGDGRTFPKKGQTCVVHYIGMLQNGKKFDSSRDRNKPFKFKIGRQEVIKGWEEGVAQMSLGQRAKITCTPDMAYGATGHPGVIPPNATLIFDVELLKLE